TTACAACAGGAGATGTGATAACCGCGGCTAAAAAGGCAAAAGATTATACAGAGAAAAATAATGCACTTCCATCAACTGTACAAGTTAGAAATCAAAATGTGACAAAAGAACAATTCACATACCTTATGGCACAAGCCATTCTAAATATCAACAGAGACGGTAAAAAAACAACCACAATAAATCCAATAAAAGTTTCATCAGCACCCACTCCAACAGGGACTGCAACGGGCACGCTAACAAAATCAAATTACATCACATTAGCATCTTCAGTGGCCAATTTCGTAAAGACAAACGGTAGACTACCCAATTATGTAACCACCGTTATCGGGAAGATAAACCCAGAAAGCATAGCCTATACAATGGCCAGGATACTCGCATT
The DNA window shown above is from Methanothermobacter tenebrarum and carries:
- a CDS encoding pseudomurein-binding repeat-containing protein, with translation MLMACLLILNLGACHAQDNITTNNTQAEAKNLYAAAGDAQTPVTTGDVITAAKKAKDYTEKNNALPSTVQVRNQNVTKEQFTYLMAQAILNINRDGKKTTTINPIKVSSAPTPTGTATGTLTKSNYITLASSVANFVKTNGRLPNYVTTVIGKINPESIAYTMARILAFYNDNNRLPNYVTVKYIKATNSGSSTTNQGNTSNSGSSGSSTTNQGNTSNSGLSQYLVATANCQVNDPSIRSLAAQLTA